In the genome of Candidatus Thermoplasmatota archaeon, the window GTGGAAAACGTTTCAGGAATTTCTGTGGTGTTGTGTAATGAGGTACTTGTGTCAGTCCAAGTGCCTCTTGGAGTTTATCAAAATCATCTATGAAGTCCATGCATTCCCTGTAACTTTGTTTTTGAACTTCTTTGATGCAGAGGCAGAGTAGATGCTGGTGTATGGTGTATGTTTTTTTTTGGAGGAACTTACAGCTATATATGGGTACATCCATTCTCTTTAGGACTATCATCCCATCCTGAATTAATTTGGTGAGATACATCCCAAGTCTCACCTCCAAAAAATTATATGGGATGATAGTCAGTTATAAAAAAGGATTTCTACACGCCCTTTTTCACGATATATTTATATAGTAAAATATTGAAAGTATATCATTGTGATGAGCATGAGAAGTGTAAAAAAATATCAATAATGGCGCTGGTGATTATGCTTGCAGGAATCTCAACAATAGAAGGTGTTTCATCCATAGCGCAACCCAGATTTCCTCAACTTATAATCCACGCTCCGTCTTATGTTAATGAGTCACAACCATTTTTTATTCAAGTGACTGCATTAAACAATTCAATTCCTAATGCAAAAGTTACAATAACAGCCTACAACTACACCTATTTCACAGGATATACAAATATGAATGGAACTGTAATCGGTTATGTTTATGGAATAAATCAAACCACCGTTATGACTATTAAAGCAACTAAAACGGGATATAAAGCAGTAACAAAACTTATAACAGTAATAAACAGCAATCAAAACGACAGCAAAAAATAAACAAGAAACAAAATAACATCCCCCTCTTTTTAATTCTTTTATTTTTCTTTATTAAATTTATGAGACTGCAAACTTAACGAAATAATGCGGTATAGTTTCTCCTGTTAGTCAGTAACAGAAACGTCTTAAGTTGACACTTTCAAATTTATACTAGAAAAATTATTATATGTGGTATGGAGTAAATCTTTAGTATTGGATTAATAATACGCATTTTTCATCAGGTGATAAAATGATAAAAAAACTGTTGTTTATAACCATGGCCTTTCTAGTTGCATCAAGTTCATTTTGCCAATACTCATTAGCCAACTCACCCGGTGAAATATATGAGGGAAAGGTTACCATCAGTTATCGTAACTGTACTGTTTATGCACCTGCTGTGGCTAAAACAGATAAAGGCTATGTTGGCGTGATATCAACAATAACAGTTACCATTCAGAGTAATGGTAGCGGAAGGGTGTTCGTAGATACCCTGCCTCTTACAGAGGTTGATATGCAGGGTTCTGCTCGACTAGCTGTAAAGGTAGCGGGGGCTTTTGTGAAAAAGGATATAAATTGTACAGTGAACCCATCAAGCTATGATTTCTTCTTTGTTGTAAGAACATCCTCACCAATCATAGGTGGCCCTTCTGCTGGGGCTGTCATGACCCTTGCAACAATCGCATTACTTGAAAATTGGACTATTGATGATAAAACAGTTATGACAGGTATGATAAACCCTGATGGGAGTATAGGCCCAATTGGTGGTATACCGCAGAAAATAGATGCATCCGCTTCTGTTGGAGCGACACGCTTCTTGATCCCAAAGGGTCAGATGACATATACGGAGCTTGTAACAGAAACAACGAGGAGTAATGGTTGGACGCAGATAATCACAAGACCTGTGACTAGGAATGTCTCTGATTATGCTATACAAAACTATGGCATCGAAGTATTTGAGGTATCAGATATAGAAGAAGCTGTCTATTATTTTACAGGCTACAAGTTTTCTTCAATTGAGTCAGACAAGAAAATTACAACAAAAGATTATATAGACTCAATGAAGCCTCTTGCAGAGACACTTTTAAACGAATCGAAAAAACAGTATGCTAACGCTAGTGATCTATTGAACCATACGAGTATCCCAAACCGATACCCATATTATTATAAGAATAGTATAACTGATTTTATTAACAACGCAGAAGATAAGATAGCTAAATCACAGGATTCATATGAGCATGGGTTCTATTACTCTAGCACAAGTAATTCATTTCAGTCATTGATTGACTCGCGTTTTGTGATTTATGCATGCGGGTATTTTAACTCAAGCAACCCAAGTCAATACGTGACGTCTCTTGTAAACGAGGTTACATCATTCTGTGACGAAAAAAGCGACATAGCAAAAAACTCGAAGATAAAAGGCGTTATATCGTTACAGTGTGTTGGTGCTGCACAAAACCGTGCATCAGAAGCAAAAACATACCTAGATGATGCAAGCGAAAGCTACAAAAAAAATGATTATCTATCTGCACTTTACAAGATAGCTTTTGCGATGGAAAGAAGCAAAAGCATAGGTTGGTGGCTTGACATTGCATCACATTTCAATGACACGGGTGAAGTTAATGTTACCATGTTGACAAACATCGCAGAGGAATACATAGATGATGCACAACAAGCTATTGTTTATTCCAGTTTGATAATACAAGAAATGGGAGAAACATCAAGCTATCTTAGTGATGCTAAAAGCTCGCTTGAAACAGCGAGAGACGACATTGAACAGGGATACCCAGCAGCGGCACTATTCGATTCCTTGGAAGCGCTTGTAAAAGCAAACCTAGCATTAGAACTAGTTGATGGTATCACAACTGAAAAAATAGAGAGAGCCCGGGAGCGGGCAAGTAACAGTATAAGTAAAATTAGAAACATGGGCATAGAACCAGTGTTAGCTGTAAGTTACTATGAATACGCTGAGAGTCTTATGAATGAGTCAAAACAGGATTCAGCGATTGTATACTATAAATACAGTGATTTTATAGCTGGTGCAATAAACTTTGGTAATTTTTCAACAGGCGCAACAACGTCTAGATATGTAGGCATACCTAAAGTGGATACAGAAAATAAAATGTTTGACTACATTTTTTCCAGGTACTCAGATTATCTAGCCATGGTTCTAGTAATCGGCATAATATTTGGTTTAGGAATAGGTTTGCTAGCCAGTGGAATAATATCCAAGAGAAAAAAAGATAAATTTTATGAGAAATGGGCACCTAGAAGTATAACTGAGTATTACAAGAAAAACAAATAAACTAGTATAACTTACATTTTTCATTATGCAAGCATCTGGAGAACTAGTAAAAGACGGGATAATTGTTAAAAAACCCAGGGACGTCGGAAGACTCTATACGAGGAATCACTTTGGCGAAACAATTAGTGGAAATAAACTAAGGCTTGATTTAATTGAAGGAGTTTTTTTGTTAGATGAAAAAAAAATTAGGGTAAGAAAAAATGGTGAAGAAATAAATTTTGAGGAGTTAGTAAAGATATCAGCTGAACACATACCATATTTTGAGATAAAATATCTGATTTTTAGGGATCTTAGAAAAAGGGGAAATATTGTAAAATTATGTGATGATAAAGATGGTTTTGATTTCTGTGTGTATAAACAAAAAAATGAAAAGGATACCATGGAAATGTGTTTTTTAAAAGCTTTTTCTGAGAGAGATTTTTTTGATATAGATGAAACGAAAAAACTGGTTGATACAATAATTAAAAAAGATGACAAGTTGTGGTATGGTATCGTTGATGAGGAGGGTGACATCACATATTATGATGTTACTTCGTTGGATATCAAAGGTAGCGTATGTGAAAATGTTTTTGGTGAGGTTGATGG includes:
- the endA gene encoding tRNA-intron lyase → MQASGELVKDGIIVKKPRDVGRLYTRNHFGETISGNKLRLDLIEGVFLLDEKKIRVRKNGEEINFEELVKISAEHIPYFEIKYLIFRDLRKRGNIVKLCDDKDGFDFCVYKQKNEKDTMEMCFLKAFSERDFFDIDETKKLVDTIIKKDDKLWYGIVDEEGDITYYDVTSLDIKGSVCENVFGEVDGFLTGSRVLIFEKTDDLFNKGFYGKPFGSGLQLSMIEALYLLEKKVVNIKDLKDGKKFSKKEFLSIVKRNQSDIDDLILVFRDLKKRGLIVKTGFKFGTHFRVYTDKPDMTHAEYLVHVVEQGFKSMWAEISRGVRLAHSVNKEIIFARIDNDEIDYIKLGRLKP